Proteins from a genomic interval of Rubinisphaera italica:
- a CDS encoding outer membrane protein assembly factor BamB family protein translates to MSRLRRVVVWLGLISISLWNATAQAEDWPQWQGPQRDSVWRETGVIKKFPEAGPEILWRTNIGLGFSGPAVVGDKVFVFDYLHDGGDLTPSASVRNRLIGQERIACLDAKTGEQLWEYKYDCPYFISYPSGPRCTPTVHEGFVYTVGAEGNLTCLNAKNGKKIWAKSLKEQYPLEETPIWGYSSHPLVDGDLLYCLAGGEGSVVVAFNRKTGEEVWKNLSSPQPGYSPPTMIEHGGTKQLIVWDPESLNSLNPIDGTLHWSQPLKPDYTMSVMSPRLSGDYLYAAGIGDVGAVFKLGTDANGQPMSEEVWRGTGRTGIYPGNSTPFIEDGVIFGCNIRPGSYMAADLLTGERLWETTELISGERPAAHATAFTVKNGNQFILFTEKGDLVITKLGRNGFREISRAHVIEPTGDAFGRPVVWTHPAYANKCCYVRNDNEIICVNLAE, encoded by the coding sequence TTAAAAAATTTCCCGAAGCTGGACCTGAAATTCTGTGGCGAACAAACATCGGACTCGGCTTTTCCGGCCCAGCTGTTGTCGGCGATAAAGTTTTCGTCTTCGATTATCTTCACGATGGCGGAGATTTGACTCCCAGTGCTTCTGTCCGAAATCGATTGATCGGTCAGGAACGTATTGCCTGTCTGGATGCCAAAACCGGTGAGCAACTCTGGGAATACAAATACGATTGCCCCTATTTTATTTCCTATCCTTCCGGCCCCCGCTGTACTCCAACCGTCCATGAGGGGTTTGTTTATACGGTTGGGGCAGAAGGAAATTTGACCTGCCTGAATGCCAAGAACGGGAAAAAGATCTGGGCCAAGTCACTCAAGGAACAGTACCCGCTCGAAGAGACTCCGATCTGGGGATACTCGAGCCATCCTCTCGTCGATGGCGATCTGCTGTACTGTCTGGCGGGTGGTGAAGGAAGTGTTGTTGTGGCTTTCAATCGGAAGACGGGAGAAGAAGTCTGGAAGAATCTTTCCTCGCCTCAACCCGGGTACTCTCCACCCACAATGATCGAACATGGCGGAACAAAGCAGTTAATTGTCTGGGATCCGGAATCGCTGAACAGCCTGAATCCGATTGACGGGACTTTGCACTGGTCACAACCACTCAAGCCGGATTACACAATGTCGGTTATGTCGCCTCGCCTATCTGGTGACTACCTGTACGCTGCAGGCATTGGTGATGTCGGAGCCGTATTCAAATTGGGGACCGATGCCAACGGTCAGCCGATGTCTGAAGAAGTTTGGCGGGGAACGGGTCGTACGGGAATTTATCCGGGGAACAGCACTCCGTTCATTGAAGACGGTGTGATTTTCGGATGCAATATCCGGCCGGGAAGTTATATGGCTGCGGACCTTCTGACTGGAGAGCGTCTCTGGGAAACAACAGAGCTGATTTCCGGCGAACGTCCCGCCGCGCACGCGACCGCTTTTACCGTAAAAAATGGGAACCAGTTTATTCTCTTCACTGAAAAAGGGGATCTGGTCATTACAAAACTGGGGCGGAACGGATTCCGGGAAATCTCCCGGGCTCATGTCATCGAGCCGACCGGCGATGCTTTTGGGCGTCCTGTTGTCTGGACGCATCCGGCTTACGCCAACAAATGCTGTTATGTTCGCAACGATAATGAAATTATCTGTGTCAATCTGGCTGAGTAA
- a CDS encoding efflux RND transporter periplasmic adaptor subunit — protein sequence MKQTGNLLKGLSGQWRVASGQMGMVCFFFLMIATGPSIEAEEIVAESTFLSVLHSAEIPARDLGILEKLEVKEGEKVKAGAKLASLNQTEAQLELKLATGQLNVAREEAENEISQSLARKTIEVAQAELKRAQEANLKYPETVSLTEVDRLRLISEKAVLDYDQAVHEQRMRKLTADLKEIEQEIAQANLERRTIKSPLDGSIEKIYVRPGEWVQPGTTLLRVVDVSTLRAEAILPAEYRYLDLLQTKVSVEVKTGKAQEKPSIVEGDITFIHPQFDPIDGSFRIWAELDNKEELLSPGESVTMTIHLGEKKPAAQP from the coding sequence ATGAAACAGACCGGGAATTTACTTAAAGGGTTGAGTGGCCAGTGGCGAGTGGCTAGTGGGCAGATGGGGATGGTCTGCTTTTTTTTCTTGATGATCGCTACTGGACCGTCGATTGAAGCAGAAGAGATTGTTGCCGAATCGACATTTCTTTCTGTTTTACACTCAGCTGAAATTCCTGCTCGTGATTTGGGGATCCTCGAAAAACTCGAAGTTAAAGAGGGTGAGAAGGTCAAAGCCGGAGCAAAGCTGGCGAGTTTGAATCAGACCGAAGCTCAACTGGAGTTGAAACTGGCAACCGGTCAGTTGAATGTGGCTCGGGAGGAAGCCGAAAATGAGATCAGTCAGTCCCTGGCCAGGAAGACGATTGAAGTGGCTCAGGCAGAATTGAAACGGGCTCAGGAAGCGAATCTCAAGTATCCGGAAACGGTTTCTCTGACGGAAGTCGATCGACTCCGACTCATCTCAGAAAAAGCAGTGCTCGATTACGATCAAGCCGTTCATGAACAGCGAATGCGAAAGTTGACCGCTGATTTAAAGGAAATCGAGCAGGAAATTGCCCAGGCGAATCTCGAACGAAGAACGATCAAATCCCCGCTGGATGGAAGTATCGAAAAGATCTATGTTCGCCCCGGCGAATGGGTTCAACCGGGGACAACGCTGTTGCGGGTGGTCGATGTTTCCACATTGCGAGCAGAGGCAATCTTGCCGGCTGAGTATCGATATCTCGATTTGTTACAGACAAAAGTGAGTGTCGAAGTCAAAACAGGAAAAGCCCAAGAGAAGCCATCGATCGTTGAAGGAGATATTACGTTTATCCACCCACAGTTTGATCCCATCGATGGATCATTTCGGATCTGGGCAGAACTGGATAATAAAGAAGAGCTCCTCAGCCCCGGAGAATCTGTCACAATGACCATTCATCTGGGTGAAAAGAAGCCCGCTGCTCAGCCATGA
- a CDS encoding hydantoinase/oxoprolinase family protein, with translation MTDRSSENIIGLDLGGANLKFADRHGRARSISFPLWKSWRELEAVLRDAFQQFKPACLIAFTMTGELADCFANAAEGVEYLINTTVAAADGIPVVVWQTSGEFVSPEVGCEFPMLTAAANWMALATWVARALGAGETGLLIDIGSTTTDLIPLADAYACPSGLTDYERLRSGELVYTGGQRTPLCAVSDSVRLDNVEFPLAAELFATMFDVYLILEEIPEDSTDLNTADGRPADIKHARQRLARMVCAGEHQLSQSQLTEMALQFKGSQQELITRQLRLVLKSLTSPPRQIILSGSSEFIGQAVVKSCPELSDVNLLSLPQLLGPELASAACAHALIQLANERV, from the coding sequence ATGACCGACCGATCTTCCGAAAACATTATCGGTCTGGATTTGGGGGGAGCGAATCTCAAATTTGCGGATCGTCATGGCCGTGCCCGATCGATTTCCTTTCCGCTTTGGAAGTCCTGGCGCGAACTGGAAGCGGTTCTCCGGGACGCTTTCCAGCAGTTTAAACCGGCTTGTCTGATCGCCTTTACGATGACAGGGGAACTGGCAGATTGCTTTGCTAATGCAGCCGAAGGTGTGGAGTATTTAATCAACACAACGGTGGCTGCCGCGGATGGAATACCGGTAGTCGTCTGGCAAACCTCTGGTGAATTCGTTTCGCCAGAGGTCGGCTGTGAATTTCCCATGCTGACAGCCGCAGCGAACTGGATGGCACTGGCGACCTGGGTGGCTCGGGCTCTTGGAGCTGGCGAAACGGGACTGTTGATTGATATTGGATCGACAACGACCGACCTCATACCGTTGGCTGACGCTTATGCCTGCCCAAGCGGTTTGACCGACTACGAACGACTTCGCTCCGGAGAACTTGTTTATACCGGCGGGCAGCGAACACCTCTGTGTGCGGTTTCCGATTCTGTTCGGCTTGATAATGTGGAATTTCCACTGGCAGCCGAACTATTCGCAACGATGTTCGATGTCTATTTGATCCTGGAAGAAATCCCAGAAGATTCCACGGATTTGAATACGGCAGATGGAAGGCCAGCAGATATCAAACATGCCCGGCAACGACTGGCACGTATGGTTTGCGCAGGCGAACATCAACTGAGTCAATCGCAACTCACGGAAATGGCCCTGCAGTTCAAGGGGAGTCAACAGGAGTTGATAACTCGGCAGCTTCGGTTGGTATTGAAATCACTTACTTCTCCGCCTCGACAAATTATTCTTTCTGGAAGCAGTGAATTTATTGGGCAAGCCGTGGTGAAATCCTGTCCTGAATTGAGTGATGTGAATCTGCTTTCGCTCCCGCAACTGCTCGGCCCCGAACTTGCCTCCGCCGCCTGTGCCCATGCTCTTATTCAGTTGGCTAATGAACGAGTTTAG
- a CDS encoding aminotransferase class I/II-fold pyridoxal phosphate-dependent enzyme: protein MSNSFHDDVRDRLNAIKEQNLLRTRRVVEPLGQGRCRIEGRELWDFSSNDYHGYSLDPAIQSAAIKAIEQYGVGARASVLISGWTPAHQDLCDALRNFESVDEILLCSSGYAACQGAIASLVQEEDILFCDRLNHACLIDGCRLSKAKLRVYRHEDMTTLRRELTKAQSIQGRRWIVTETVFGMDGTNAPLVELVQLAEEFDAYLICDEAHATGVYGSSGQGLIGQFREQGELTAELIERRIPVRIGTLSKALGSQGGFVAGSAETIQLLWNTSRPLMFSTGLSIAACASATAAIKQLQAHPQQISKLRNQSRQFRLNLKRSGFEVLGQENSPIIPVVLHNEEKTMEWAKELESRGFLVGAIRPPTVPQGTARLRITLSSIHPERSTDKLIKALQELQESSVEKT from the coding sequence GTGAGCAACTCCTTCCACGATGACGTTCGGGATCGACTCAACGCGATCAAAGAACAGAATTTGCTCCGAACTCGTCGTGTTGTAGAGCCGCTTGGTCAGGGGCGATGTCGAATTGAAGGGCGGGAGCTCTGGGATTTTTCCAGTAACGATTATCATGGCTACTCGCTTGATCCTGCGATTCAATCCGCAGCCATTAAAGCGATCGAGCAATATGGTGTTGGAGCTCGTGCCAGCGTACTGATCTCCGGTTGGACACCCGCGCATCAAGATTTGTGCGATGCTCTGCGGAACTTTGAGTCGGTAGATGAGATACTGCTCTGCTCATCTGGATACGCAGCTTGCCAGGGAGCGATTGCATCGCTGGTTCAAGAAGAGGACATCCTCTTCTGTGATCGTCTAAATCATGCCTGTCTGATTGATGGTTGTCGACTCTCCAAGGCAAAACTGAGAGTATATCGCCACGAAGATATGACGACACTTCGACGGGAATTGACGAAAGCCCAATCAATACAGGGCCGTCGCTGGATTGTGACAGAGACCGTTTTCGGGATGGATGGGACAAACGCTCCGCTGGTGGAACTGGTGCAATTAGCTGAGGAGTTCGATGCGTATCTTATCTGTGATGAAGCTCACGCCACTGGAGTGTACGGCTCCAGCGGACAAGGTCTAATCGGTCAGTTTCGTGAGCAGGGGGAATTGACTGCTGAACTCATCGAACGGCGAATTCCCGTCCGCATCGGCACCCTTAGCAAGGCCCTCGGTTCTCAAGGTGGATTTGTTGCCGGTTCCGCAGAAACCATCCAACTCTTGTGGAACACATCTCGCCCTCTGATGTTTTCCACCGGCTTATCAATAGCCGCCTGTGCATCTGCGACTGCGGCTATTAAACAGTTGCAGGCACATCCGCAACAAATCTCAAAGTTACGAAACCAATCCCGCCAGTTTCGTCTTAACCTGAAAAGATCTGGCTTTGAAGTCCTTGGGCAAGAAAATTCCCCCATCATTCCAGTCGTATTGCATAATGAAGAGAAGACGATGGAATGGGCAAAAGAGTTGGAATCCCGAGGCTTTCTGGTCGGTGCAATCCGACCACCAACAGTTCCGCAGGGAACAGCACGACTGCGAATAACTCTCAGTTCTATCCATCCTGAAAGATCCACTGATAAGTTGATCAAAGCACTTCAGGAATTGCAGGAATCATCAGTCGAGAAAACATGA
- a CDS encoding M24 family metallopeptidase produces MLTKEGCQKRRERLWGNVPEHLEWLLIADPRHVQYLSNFMVQPLSFSLGERCLLLLERDRGATLLGDNFSVRSAAAEVHVDHEVIEPWYDHKHSVINRDHALFNAVKQVSERLYGRSGSVEAEWLPVGAWEVLASDRESHSVSGESDKRNKCSTSLDLGTTLRSMRRSKDADEIELMKVCMKAGAAGQARAREVIREGISEFEIYREVQKAAIAAAGRPGLVYGDFRACTPTSPKQGGLPTDYKLQSGDLFVLDYSVVLCGYRSDFTNTFAVTEPTEGQKELFAICQAGMKAGEETLKAGVSCAEVYKNVKQPYLDAGKGDVFTHHAGHGLGLGHPEAPILVPDSTDILQAGDVVTLEPGAYEEGTGGMRIEHNYLITETGYERLSQHEIAL; encoded by the coding sequence ATGCTGACAAAAGAAGGTTGCCAAAAACGACGCGAACGTCTGTGGGGCAACGTGCCTGAACATTTAGAATGGTTGCTGATCGCTGATCCGCGTCACGTGCAATATCTCTCGAACTTCATGGTCCAGCCGCTCAGTTTTTCTCTGGGAGAACGATGCTTACTGCTGCTCGAACGAGATCGAGGCGCGACTTTGCTGGGAGATAATTTCTCAGTCCGCTCAGCTGCCGCGGAAGTGCATGTCGATCATGAAGTGATTGAACCCTGGTACGATCACAAGCATTCGGTCATCAATCGCGATCACGCATTATTCAATGCGGTTAAGCAGGTTTCGGAGCGACTCTATGGTCGTTCCGGTTCTGTCGAAGCAGAGTGGTTGCCGGTCGGAGCGTGGGAAGTGCTTGCTTCTGATCGTGAATCGCATTCGGTCTCTGGAGAATCGGATAAGAGAAACAAATGCTCAACGTCGCTCGATCTGGGAACAACTTTGCGATCGATGCGACGCAGCAAGGATGCCGATGAAATCGAGTTGATGAAAGTTTGCATGAAAGCCGGGGCTGCCGGTCAGGCACGCGCCCGCGAAGTGATCCGGGAAGGGATTTCCGAGTTCGAAATTTATCGAGAAGTTCAAAAGGCCGCCATCGCAGCAGCCGGCCGCCCCGGTCTGGTTTACGGCGACTTCCGCGCCTGCACGCCGACCTCACCGAAACAGGGGGGCTTGCCGACCGATTATAAACTGCAGTCTGGCGACTTATTCGTTCTCGATTATTCGGTCGTTCTGTGCGGCTACCGTAGTGACTTCACCAACACTTTCGCAGTCACAGAACCGACGGAAGGCCAGAAAGAATTGTTTGCGATTTGTCAGGCTGGCATGAAAGCGGGCGAAGAGACTCTTAAAGCGGGAGTTTCCTGTGCTGAAGTTTATAAGAATGTCAAACAGCCTTATCTGGATGCAGGTAAGGGAGATGTTTTCACACATCATGCCGGACACGGATTGGGACTCGGTCACCCGGAAGCCCCGATACTCGTCCCCGACAGCACCGACATCCTACAGGCAGGCGATGTCGTCACCCTCGAACCGGGAGCCTACGAAGAAGGAACCGGGGGCATGCGGATTGAGCACAATTATTTAATTACAGAAACGGGTTACGAACGACTTAGCCAGCACGAGATTGCCTTATAA
- a CDS encoding NAD(P)/FAD-dependent oxidoreductase encodes MAENKPRNIIIIGSGPAAWSAAIYTARANLEPLVFEGAFTEDNRLKGTLPLGQLALTTEVENYAGFPSGDMTSYFETAFDERKAEELKSTHHKKGVSGPELMELMRKQATNFGTEVITDDIVSCDLSERPFKLKSLQGKEIVAHAVIIATGARANYLGLDSEERYKNMGVSACAVCDGALPRFRNQPLVVVGGGDSAMEEATFLTKFASKVYIVHRRDEFRASKIMAERALASEKIEVKWNSVINEVLGDEKKGVTGVRIESALEEGKTEDLEVTGYFAAIGHTPNTDFLDGQIETHENGYVKWTVPFRTNTSVEGVFAAGDVADDYYKQAITAAGSGCQAALDAERWLASQGIE; translated from the coding sequence ATGGCTGAAAATAAACCGCGTAATATCATCATCATTGGTTCGGGGCCAGCTGCCTGGTCTGCCGCCATTTATACGGCTCGTGCCAATCTGGAGCCTCTCGTTTTCGAAGGGGCTTTCACTGAAGATAACCGCCTCAAAGGGACTCTTCCGCTTGGCCAACTGGCTTTGACGACAGAAGTTGAGAACTATGCCGGTTTTCCATCAGGAGACATGACCAGTTATTTCGAAACCGCTTTCGATGAACGTAAAGCCGAGGAATTGAAGTCTACGCATCATAAGAAGGGCGTGAGCGGTCCGGAACTGATGGAACTGATGCGGAAGCAGGCGACGAATTTTGGGACAGAAGTGATTACCGACGATATCGTCAGCTGCGATCTTTCTGAGCGTCCCTTTAAACTGAAGTCGCTTCAGGGAAAAGAGATTGTCGCTCATGCTGTGATTATTGCGACAGGAGCTCGAGCAAATTATCTCGGACTCGATTCCGAAGAACGCTATAAAAACATGGGTGTCTCCGCTTGTGCGGTTTGCGATGGAGCCTTGCCACGATTCCGCAATCAGCCGCTGGTTGTGGTTGGCGGAGGAGATTCCGCGATGGAAGAAGCGACTTTCCTAACAAAATTCGCCTCCAAAGTTTACATCGTCCATCGTCGCGATGAGTTCCGTGCCAGTAAAATCATGGCTGAACGTGCATTGGCGAGTGAGAAAATCGAAGTGAAGTGGAACTCAGTCATCAATGAAGTTCTCGGCGACGAGAAGAAAGGCGTGACGGGCGTTCGTATCGAAAGTGCTCTCGAAGAAGGCAAAACCGAAGACCTGGAAGTAACCGGATACTTTGCAGCGATTGGGCATACACCGAATACCGATTTCCTGGATGGGCAAATCGAAACCCACGAAAATGGTTATGTGAAATGGACGGTCCCGTTCCGGACGAATACGAGTGTGGAAGGTGTTTTCGCAGCCGGGGATGTCGCCGACGATTACTACAAACAGGCCATCACCGCAGCCGGCAGTGGATGCCAGGCAGCACTGGATGCTGAACGCTGGTTGGCCTCACAGGGAATTGAATAG